One genomic segment of Bdellovibrionales bacterium includes these proteins:
- a CDS encoding GNAT family N-acetyltransferase, producing MKILIQEISFREILPIWEHCLWPSRKSRIEPTSIIDHMGELSLEMERLNPVFFWGGFRGKNNQLVAVLSAFPTSEDHFRCRGLWVHPEVRGTGVGRELILKAEQESLKLGRTILWTMPRMAALEFYLKCGFTAGKLLSQYEFGPHVLAEKNLARS from the coding sequence ATGAAAATTCTGATTCAAGAAATTTCCTTTAGAGAAATTCTTCCGATTTGGGAGCATTGTCTTTGGCCAAGTCGGAAGAGCAGAATTGAGCCGACAAGCATAATTGATCACATGGGTGAACTCAGTTTAGAAATGGAAAGGCTAAATCCTGTTTTTTTCTGGGGAGGATTTAGGGGTAAAAATAATCAATTGGTAGCTGTGTTGAGTGCCTTTCCCACTTCAGAGGATCATTTTCGCTGCAGGGGACTATGGGTTCATCCGGAAGTGAGAGGCACAGGAGTTGGCAGAGAACTGATTCTAAAAGCCGAGCAGGAGTCCTTGAAATTGGGGCGGACAATCCTCTGGACTATGCCTCGCATGGCGGCCCTCGAGTTTTATCTCAAATGCGGCTTTACAGCAGGGAAACTGCTGTCGCAGTACGAATTTGGTCCCCATGTTTTAGCCGAGAAAAATTTAGCAAGAAGCTAA
- a CDS encoding rod shape-determining protein, giving the protein MGFVDKISEYFSNDIAIDLGTANTLVYARGRGIILDEPSVVAVQKNYRGIQNRVLAVGKEAKDMLGRTPGSIVAIRPIKDGVIADFEVTQSMLKYFITKSTGTKKSLVRPRIIIAVPYGITQVEKRAVKESAHSAGAREVYLIEEPMAAAIGAGLPITEPTGNMVVDMGGGTTGVAVISLGGIVYCKSIKVAGDKFDEAIINYVRRQFNLLIGERTAEEIKIKIGNAYPFEDERILEIKGRDLVAGAPKTIEISSSQVNDALMDPLSEVVDAVRTALEKTPPELASDIVDNGIVLTGGGALLANLDVLLRERTGLPVSIAEDPLSCVVLGSGKVLDELDLLKQLTVD; this is encoded by the coding sequence ATGGGATTTGTGGATAAGATTTCTGAGTATTTTTCAAATGATATAGCCATTGATTTAGGCACGGCGAATACACTCGTATATGCACGGGGGAGAGGGATCATTTTAGATGAGCCATCGGTCGTTGCCGTACAAAAAAACTATCGTGGCATTCAAAATCGGGTGTTGGCAGTAGGGAAAGAAGCCAAGGATATGTTGGGGAGAACTCCCGGATCTATCGTTGCAATTCGACCTATCAAAGATGGAGTCATTGCCGATTTTGAAGTGACTCAGTCAATGCTGAAATATTTTATCACTAAATCAACGGGAACAAAGAAAAGTCTTGTTCGTCCGAGAATTATTATTGCAGTGCCATACGGTATTACCCAGGTGGAAAAACGCGCAGTCAAGGAATCGGCCCACTCGGCTGGGGCCCGAGAGGTTTACTTGATTGAAGAGCCAATGGCCGCAGCAATTGGTGCTGGACTTCCTATCACTGAACCGACTGGAAATATGGTCGTCGATATGGGAGGTGGTACGACAGGAGTGGCCGTCATCTCGCTCGGCGGAATTGTCTACTGTAAATCCATTAAGGTAGCTGGTGATAAATTTGATGAAGCGATAATTAACTACGTTCGTCGTCAATTTAATCTTTTGATTGGGGAGAGAACGGCAGAGGAAATTAAAATTAAGATAGGTAACGCGTATCCGTTCGAGGACGAGAGAATTCTCGAAATCAAAGGTCGTGATTTAGTTGCAGGGGCCCCTAAAACTATTGAAATCTCTTCTTCTCAAGTAAACGATGCTTTGATGGATCCTTTGAGTGAAGTCGTTGATGCGGTGAGAACAGCACTAGAGAAAACACCGCCGGAGTTGGCTTCTGACATCGTTGACAATGGAATTGTGCTGACGGGCGGCGGGGCCCTTTTAGCCAATTTAGATGTTTTACTGCGGGAGAGAACGGGCCTTCCCGTATCAATTGCTGAGGATCCGCTCTCTTGCGTTGTTTTGGGCTCAGGAAAGGTGCTGGACGAACTAGATCTTCTTAAGCAGCTGACAGTGGACTAA
- a CDS encoding glycerol-3-phosphate dehydrogenase/oxidase, which produces MQGLSFSERQQFIDEFSHEIYDLAIIGGGINGAGVARDASSRGMKVALVEAQDFASGTSSRSSKLIHGGIRYLENLEFGLVFESLRERRILMEIAPHLVHPLRFVLPLYRGGRVGMFKMGLGMWLYDTLALFEVPEIHERLNSSLTLSRVPSLESKNLLGSYVYSDAYMDDDRLVLETLRSAAHWGARCVSYVKATGRILDSRHFQKLICKDLESGKEIIVKAKHIVSTVGPWTDQVGEALIPKWRKIIRPSKGIHLTLAQDRLPLSSAVVMAADKQSRIIFAIPRRDMVIIGTTDTDYFEDPSNVSTQRADVDYLLGVINEYFPGINISYSDVISSYAGVRPLVDDGSSTEGKTSREHLILQDPSGVTFVAGGKYTTYRHMAEQTLEFILGSLSSEDQARYGRNRTKEPLNPLISVQQYEGTWRSSLKYARLWKIPESVGHSLILRHGLEAERLAEIYRSLPNSESPETRMWQCEAQFAIQNTMCFHLSDFILRRTPLFLAKRDHGESFIGPLLKTFSNALDWNDARRNREVQEFQLELKRELFWKD; this is translated from the coding sequence ATGCAGGGGCTTTCGTTTTCTGAAAGACAGCAGTTTATTGATGAGTTCTCTCATGAAATCTACGATTTGGCCATTATTGGCGGCGGAATCAATGGGGCTGGAGTGGCTCGCGATGCGTCTTCCAGAGGTATGAAGGTCGCTTTGGTCGAAGCACAGGACTTTGCTTCTGGTACCAGTTCACGATCGAGTAAGCTCATCCATGGGGGGATTCGCTATTTAGAAAATCTTGAATTTGGTTTGGTTTTTGAATCTTTGCGAGAGCGAAGAATTCTGATGGAAATAGCCCCTCATTTGGTTCATCCCCTTCGCTTTGTTTTGCCCCTTTATAGAGGTGGTCGCGTTGGGATGTTCAAAATGGGTTTGGGAATGTGGCTCTACGACACTTTGGCCCTTTTTGAAGTCCCAGAAATACATGAACGTCTCAACAGCAGTCTGACTTTAAGCCGAGTTCCCTCTTTGGAGTCGAAGAATCTTTTGGGCTCTTACGTTTATTCAGATGCGTATATGGATGACGATCGTTTGGTTCTTGAGACGCTGAGATCGGCCGCGCATTGGGGAGCACGTTGCGTTAGCTATGTGAAGGCCACCGGGAGGATTTTAGATTCTCGTCATTTTCAAAAACTGATTTGTAAAGATTTGGAGAGTGGGAAGGAAATTATAGTCAAGGCAAAGCACATAGTGAGCACGGTTGGGCCTTGGACAGACCAGGTGGGAGAAGCCCTGATTCCAAAATGGCGAAAAATTATTCGTCCTTCGAAGGGAATTCATCTGACTCTAGCGCAGGATCGCTTACCTCTATCGAGTGCCGTGGTTATGGCGGCAGATAAGCAAAGCCGCATTATCTTTGCGATTCCTCGGCGTGACATGGTGATCATTGGAACGACAGACACGGACTATTTTGAAGACCCATCAAACGTCAGTACGCAGAGGGCGGACGTTGATTATCTTTTAGGAGTTATCAACGAGTATTTTCCCGGCATAAATATTTCTTACAGTGATGTGATAAGTAGCTATGCAGGAGTGAGACCTCTGGTAGATGATGGTTCAAGCACAGAAGGCAAAACTAGTCGTGAACATTTAATCCTTCAAGACCCCTCAGGAGTTACTTTTGTCGCCGGAGGTAAATACACGACATATCGTCATATGGCTGAGCAAACATTGGAATTTATTCTTGGGTCTTTGTCCTCAGAAGACCAGGCGCGATATGGGCGCAATAGGACAAAAGAGCCTCTCAATCCCTTGATCTCAGTTCAACAGTATGAGGGAACATGGAGAAGTTCACTGAAGTACGCCAGGCTTTGGAAAATTCCAGAGTCGGTGGGTCATTCTTTGATTTTGCGACACGGCTTGGAGGCAGAGCGTTTGGCTGAAATCTATCGGAGTCTCCCAAATTCAGAGTCGCCCGAGACCAGGATGTGGCAATGCGAGGCGCAGTTCGCCATTCAGAACACGATGTGCTTTCATTTGTCAGATTTTATATTGAGGCGCACACCATTGTTTCTTGCTAAACGCGACCATGGGGAATCCTTTATAGGGCCGCTTTTAAAAACTTTTTCCAATGCTTTAGACTGGAATGATGCTAGGCGAAATAGAGAGGTCCAGGAATTTCAACTGGAACTGAAGAGAGAACTCTTTTGGAAAGATTAA
- a CDS encoding haloacid dehalogenase-like hydrolase has protein sequence MNDLSVSLVRKISDAIDKAVSETSGPLVAAFDADGTLWDTDMGENFFFHQIEQKLLKNLPPEPWEHYLRLKKEVSPQVAYLWLAQINAGQPLTQVRKWSEECVKAHSPLPIFNGQKKLIDLLHSKDVKVYVVTASIKWSVEPAAAIYGISPDRVLGITTKIDGAGLVTTEQDGPITWREGKVEGLLRTTSGIRPFFCSGNTPGDLALLESATHVRLAMAASNGNPELFEDELRLVEIAKNKGWFYHLPVADDPF, from the coding sequence ATGAATGATCTCTCTGTGAGTTTGGTTCGAAAGATTTCTGACGCTATTGATAAGGCTGTCAGTGAAACCAGTGGCCCCTTGGTTGCCGCCTTTGATGCGGACGGTACCCTTTGGGATACAGATATGGGAGAAAACTTTTTTTTCCATCAAATTGAGCAAAAGCTCTTAAAAAATCTTCCTCCTGAGCCCTGGGAGCACTATCTCAGATTAAAAAAAGAGGTTTCTCCACAAGTCGCTTACCTGTGGTTAGCTCAAATTAATGCGGGTCAGCCTCTCACGCAGGTTCGCAAGTGGAGTGAAGAGTGTGTAAAAGCTCACTCACCTCTCCCGATCTTTAACGGACAGAAAAAGCTTATCGACCTACTCCATTCCAAAGATGTTAAAGTCTATGTTGTGACCGCGAGCATCAAGTGGTCTGTCGAACCTGCAGCAGCTATTTACGGAATTTCGCCCGACAGGGTTCTTGGAATAACGACAAAAATCGACGGCGCAGGTCTAGTCACCACAGAACAAGACGGACCCATCACATGGAGGGAAGGGAAGGTGGAAGGACTTTTGAGGACCACAAGCGGAATTCGACCCTTCTTTTGTTCTGGAAATACTCCGGGGGATCTCGCTCTTCTTGAATCAGCAACCCATGTGCGATTGGCTATGGCGGCTTCCAACGGCAACCCAGAACTCTTCGAAGACGAGCTGCGTCTCGTTGAAATTGCTAAAAACAAGGGCTGGTTTTACCATTTGCCTGTCGCGGATGATCCCTTTTAA
- a CDS encoding TlyA family RNA methyltransferase encodes MRLDLWLVGQGLTPSRTKARELIKSNQVEVCWKGRWTLVNLPHWGVPSGEDFLVRLVLPDLLKYVSRAGLKLEAALKHIELSVEGITALDIGQSTGGFTDCLLQAGCKAVVGLDVGHGQLHPKIKTDPRVVSFEGVNVRGIHLYPELSSRFNQGYGLVVIDVSFVSLTQVIPVVAKLMNKGERMLALVKPQFEVGAHNLNKRGVVRSQSEYDKVQVKIRNCAESENLKVLAYFESGLIGADGNQEFFIFLERNGK; translated from the coding sequence ATGCGTTTGGATTTATGGCTAGTTGGGCAAGGACTGACACCATCCAGGACCAAGGCACGGGAATTAATTAAATCGAATCAAGTCGAAGTTTGTTGGAAGGGGCGATGGACTCTTGTGAATTTGCCTCATTGGGGAGTTCCATCAGGAGAGGATTTTTTGGTCCGACTTGTTTTGCCAGATTTACTCAAATATGTTTCTCGTGCTGGATTAAAATTGGAAGCAGCCTTAAAGCATATAGAGCTATCCGTTGAAGGAATCACAGCACTTGATATAGGTCAGTCAACCGGCGGCTTCACGGACTGCTTGTTGCAGGCAGGATGCAAAGCCGTGGTTGGTCTCGATGTGGGGCATGGCCAACTTCATCCAAAAATTAAAACCGATCCTCGGGTCGTGAGTTTTGAAGGAGTCAATGTAAGGGGAATTCACCTCTATCCGGAGCTTTCCTCACGTTTCAATCAGGGTTATGGGCTCGTTGTAATAGACGTGTCTTTTGTATCCCTGACTCAGGTGATACCCGTAGTTGCCAAATTGATGAACAAAGGGGAGAGGATGCTGGCTTTGGTAAAACCTCAATTTGAGGTTGGAGCCCATAATTTGAATAAACGCGGAGTGGTAAGATCCCAAAGCGAATATGACAAGGTGCAGGTAAAAATTCGAAATTGTGCCGAATCTGAAAATCTGAAAGTGCTAGCCTATTTTGAAAGTGGTTTGATAGGAGCCGACGGAAATCAGGAGTTTTTTATTTTTCTTGAGAGGAACGGGAAGTGA
- a CDS encoding aminopeptidase P N-terminal domain-containing protein: MRRPVHDMRIFKERRERLAHKVAGGALIAPAAPEYIRNNDVHHPYRQDSNLFYLTGFEEPESVLVFRPGKKPETVLFVRDKDVLRETWEGFRYGPDGVIANFGVDQAYLIEDFERECPKLLAEVERVYYTLFHDIEFDERVSRVILSLRDMRRRSGLGLLPISDAYPQIGEMRLIKSPYEIETMARACQISAEAHVEVMKYVRPGMNEREIQGRFVFEIMKRGAAREGYGTIVAGGANSTTLHYVFNDQELQEGDLMLVDAGGEYYFYTGDITRTYPVNGKFTETQGRIYQQVLDLQKELIEMVKPGLKFSKLQERTIDRLVEVMIDEKLLSGSKSEIIQTGSYRKYYPHGVSHWLGMDVHDSGMVEIGGESRQLELGMCFTVEPGIYIPRNDETAPKELRGVGIRIEDNIAVTETGYRNLTHAALKEVDEMEEIIGSLPLD, from the coding sequence ATGAGAAGGCCTGTTCATGATATGAGAATATTCAAGGAAAGAAGAGAGCGCTTGGCCCACAAGGTTGCGGGAGGGGCGTTGATTGCGCCAGCAGCGCCCGAATATATTCGTAATAACGACGTTCACCATCCCTACCGTCAGGACTCAAATTTGTTTTATTTAACGGGGTTCGAAGAGCCTGAGTCGGTATTGGTTTTTCGCCCGGGCAAGAAGCCCGAAACGGTGTTGTTTGTTCGAGATAAGGATGTTCTGCGTGAGACATGGGAGGGGTTTCGCTATGGTCCCGATGGAGTTATTGCAAATTTCGGAGTTGACCAAGCCTATTTGATTGAAGATTTTGAGAGGGAATGTCCGAAACTTCTCGCTGAGGTTGAGAGAGTTTACTACACGCTCTTTCATGACATTGAGTTTGATGAGAGAGTGAGTCGTGTGATATTGTCTCTCAGAGACATGAGACGGCGAAGTGGACTTGGGCTTTTGCCGATATCAGACGCTTATCCACAGATAGGCGAAATGCGTCTCATCAAGTCCCCATATGAGATCGAGACCATGGCGCGAGCTTGTCAAATTTCTGCTGAGGCTCACGTCGAAGTCATGAAATACGTTCGACCCGGGATGAATGAACGTGAAATACAGGGTCGTTTTGTTTTTGAAATAATGAAGAGAGGTGCTGCACGAGAAGGTTACGGAACTATTGTTGCCGGTGGAGCCAATTCCACGACACTTCATTATGTTTTTAATGACCAGGAACTGCAAGAAGGGGATTTAATGCTCGTTGATGCCGGAGGTGAATATTATTTTTACACGGGAGACATCACTCGCACGTATCCGGTCAACGGAAAATTTACCGAGACTCAAGGGAGAATTTACCAGCAGGTGTTAGATCTACAAAAGGAATTGATAGAGATGGTAAAACCGGGTCTGAAGTTTTCAAAACTCCAAGAAAGAACCATTGATAGACTGGTTGAAGTTATGATCGATGAAAAACTTTTAAGCGGATCAAAATCAGAAATCATCCAGACTGGTTCCTACCGAAAATATTATCCTCATGGAGTGAGTCATTGGTTAGGGATGGATGTTCATGATTCGGGAATGGTCGAAATTGGTGGAGAATCGAGACAATTGGAGTTGGGAATGTGTTTTACCGTGGAACCGGGAATATATATTCCTCGCAACGATGAAACGGCACCAAAGGAATTGCGCGGAGTGGGCATTCGAATTGAAGATAACATTGCTGTGACTGAGACAGGATATCGAAATTTGACTCATGCAGCACTAAAAGAGGTAGATGAGATGGAAGAAATAATTGGTTCTCTCCCTTTGGACTGA